In the genome of Populus trichocarpa isolate Nisqually-1 chromosome 10, P.trichocarpa_v4.1, whole genome shotgun sequence, the window AAAAAGTTTCAGTGGTGGGTCAAGGGACCCCCCAGCAAGGATGAGTGGCAGAGACCACCGTGTTCCACTGCAAATATGTGCTACTATATGCTACATAAATGCTGCATCTGATCCtacaattgatttttgtttcaggCACACCTTCGACCAGAAGAGATTGAAACAACCTCTATACCGTCACCCATGGGAGGATGTTCTCTACACCAAGTGAGAGACTTACAGATAGCAGGTGCAATGCTTACCTGCTCTGCacaagccttttctttttcaaatttctgtTCAGTTGTTAGATTAGTGTTGCACTGCAGCTAGGTGAAGCGTGCCATTGTGTACAAAGTAGACTCTTATCATTTATCAAACAGATGTTTCTATAAGGCCTAAGCTTTGGGTATCGAGGAGGAATAATAACAGAGTTGCTGGGATTTAGAAGCAAAGAATATAGTTAACCATCACCCTAATGTATGGGAATTTGTCAGTTCTTGTTATTCCCTTTGGATTGTTTGGTCACCTTCTCTTGTTGTGGGATGctaataaaggaaatgaaattagggttctttttttttttctcgcttCCGGTAACCATAGCTATGGAGTattgttccttttatttttctgctcATCGGCTCAGAGAAAGATTGAAGCAATTGTGAGGAATTATTACACGAATTGGATCATGCGGATCAAACAGATCAGACAGTTTGGGCCACACGAACCCGTCCGTGCAATAATTTCACACCTTTATGTTAATCAAAGATGCTTTAGTTATCTTTCAAATGCTCTGCGTGTGTTTTCATGTCAGCATCATAATTCTGGTGGTCAATTCTTGCttcaaagttaaaataaaaaaacgatgGGAGCGGTGTAACCaaattaaaggacaaaaaagGTGATTGAATAGTCTTATAATCTCTCACGTGGACAGGAAAATGAGATTGGTCATGAAGGGAATATATCACATGGGCTGGGAACTTGCTTGTCTCCAGCCCTTggataataaagtaaaataaataaataaataaataaattggtgGCGTCCTTATTGTCTTGCTTTCTTCCTCCATTTTGTGAGAGGATCTCTGCATTGGGTTCTGGAATAAACCccagaaaataaaacaagacattTGAAGACCTTTCGTcttggtaaaaagaaaaaaaatgtgaagcgAGGATGAAATCACAGtgattattatcttatttttttactcgagaatacattaaaataaaaaattttaattttttaaaaattatttttaacatcaatatatcaaaataatttaaaaatataaaaaaattattttaaattaaaaaaaattcaaatttaaaaaaaaccacattacCAGACGCGcttttaatattatagtcaTATATCAATGAGAAACTGATGAGTGTTTAAGCCCTGCTTGTGGGTTGGAGGttgaccaaattttttttatatgtttttttattataaaaataaaaaaaatattattttaatatatttaaaaaaaaaaccttaaaaaaacaatatttattgtaatttcaaAAACCTATACGAGAGGCAgtgaataattttataaactcgAAAATGAACCGTTTATTATTTAATTGCAGACCCAGGACAGCCTCGCCTAAATCAGGTGGAAATCGGAGATCCCGTCAAAGATTATGGACTCTTGACGTTGTACATGGGATCAAGAAACATGCTTCAGATAAGATTTATTAATACTAATTGTGTTTAaggacatgttttttttactttacgtcagtcatgtatatatttttttggttaactttttatataaaaactgatttttttaagaaaaagacatAACAATCGAGAGTTtggtggtattttttttttatacttagaaattattaaaaaaaataaaatgtttttttaatgaatgtaCAAATTATTCTAGGAtaccatttaaaattttaagataaataaactTGTTcaattaactatttaaaaaagggAGAAATAGCCATGTCTTTGGCCTATTTTAGGTCTTAACAATAAGATGTCTTTGGCCTAATTTAGGTCTTAACAATAAGATGATGGCATGGGCATGAATGGCGGTTTTGATTTTGGGTGTTAAAATGTGATACaacccgtgtttttaaaaaaattaatttttttatttaaaataaaaaaatttatatttttagatcgttttaatatactaatatcaaaaataatttttaaaaaataaaaaaaaatattttgatgcatttctaagaaaaaaatactttgaaccgtCACCACTATTACAATCCCAAACAGGCAatgtactttttaaaataatattttatttaaaaatatataaaaataatttttttaattttttacattaatatataaaattataaaaaatatttaaaaaatcaatttaatattttaacctagttaaaaacactttttaaaaatcacaaccTGGACTCTTCATCCCCACATGCAAAAACTCGTATAATAGGTGGTTTAATGATAAAAACTTAAGATtaaaggatttattttttttgtaatttcagaTTTGAGCCCTGTTGTTActaatatgatagtcactggagtcttacatggttgttaatttcaggacttGTAGAATTAGTCGAGCTGCACACAAGCCGTCCGTAtacctatattaataaataaaataaaaaataaaaaaattcattcacaccatacaataatattattaaaaaaagaaaaagaaaagaaacaacaaaaggaCGCAATGAATCTTTCTCGTTAATGTTACTTTTCGGTTTTATTAATGGTGTCTCCGTATCATATTCAGATTAGCTGCTGGTGGACAAAGGGGACTAATAAATTTCTCCTCTAGCCAAGCCTTAAGCAGGGGCACAGTGCTGAATTTTTGTTGTACTAACGAGATTTCTTTCCCTCAAATTCATTTCTTTCTGGCAAACAAAACTCTTTCTCCTGCAaattcacaaaacaaaaaccttcTTGTTTTGATTTCCTTCCCATTTCCCAAAGGCGACGATATAAAAGACAAAACTCAAAAATCTCCCCACTACGCTATACTATACTAACTGCAATCCAACACAAGATCTGAATCTTTTTTTTCGGTCACTCTCCACCactaaatatatttggttaaaccAGAGCAACCAAAATCTtagttgaagaaaaagaaatggcatCACAATCACAAAGGCAAAGCAATCAGCCGGTACATAATCAAGCTCAGTCTTCGGGTACCAGTAACATGAGGCAACACCATCACGCCACAGAATCAGTAAGCAAAGCAATTGCACAATACACAGTCGATGCACAACTCCATGCAGTTTTTGAACAATCTGGTGGCACTGGTAGGTCATTTGATTACTCAAAGTCTGTTAGAACTACTAACCAGTCAGTACCTGAACAACAAATCACAGCGTATTTGTCAAAAATTCAAAGGGGTGGTCATATTCAGCCATTTGGGTGCATGATTGCTGCAGATGAACAGTCTTTTAGGGTCATTGCGTATAGCGAAAACGCCAAAGATATGCTTGGTTTAACTCCACAATCAGTCCCTTCTTTAGAGAAACAAGAAATTCTCTTTGTTGGGGCTGATGTAAGGATTCTTTTTAGGCCTTCCAGCGCTGTTTTGCTTGAAAAAGCATTTGGTGCAAGGGAAATAACATTGTTGAATCCAATTTGGATTCATTCCAAGAATTCCGGGAAGCCCTTTTACGCAATTTTGCATAGGATTGATGTTGGTATTGTTATTGATTTAGAGCCTGCTAGGACTGAAGACCCTGCTTTATCTATAGCAGGGGCTGTTCAGTCTCAGAAGTTAGCAGTTCGTGCGATTTCACAATTACAATCACTTCCTGGTGGGGATATTAAGTTATTATGTGATACTGTTGTGGACAGTGTGAGAGAGCTTACCGGGTATGATAGAGTTATGGTTTATAAGTTTCATGAGGACGAGCATGGTGAGGTTGTCGCTGAGAATAAAAGGGTTGATTTGGAACCTTATATCGGTTTGCATTATCCTTCCACGGATATACCACAAGCTTCGAGGTTTTTGTTCAAGCAGAATAGGGTTAGGATGATTGTGGATTGTCATGCTATACCGGTCCGTGTTATTCAGGATGAGGCGCTTATGCAGCCTTTATGCTTGGTTGGTTCGACTCTTCGTGCTCCTCACGGTTGTCATGCTCAGTATATGGAGAATATGGGGTCGATTGCTTCATTGGCCATGGCTGTTATTATTTATGGAAATGATGAAGAAGCTATCGGTGGGAGGAACTCGATGAGGCTTTGGGGTTTGGTTGTTTGCCATCACACTTCTGCTAGGTGTATTCCATTTCCGCTTCGTTATGCGTGTGAGTTCTTAATGCAGGCTTTCGGGCTTCAATTGAACATGGAATTGCAGTTGGCATCGCAGTTGTTGGAGAAACATGTCTTGAGGACTCAGACTCTCTTATGTGATATGCTTCTCCGCGACTCTCCTACTGGCATTGTTACTCAAAGTCCAAGTATCATGGACCTTGTGAAGTGTGATGGGGCAGCTCTTTATTACCAGGGGCAGTATTACCCTTTAGGCGTGACCCCAACTGAAACCCAAATAAAAGATATTGTGGAGTGGTTGTTGACCCTTCATGGAGACCCAACTGGATTAAGCACTGACAGTTTGGCCGATGCTGGGTATCCTGGGGCAGCCTTTCTCGGCGATGCAGTTTGTGGGATGGCTGTTGCTTATATTGCTGagagagattttcttttttggtttcggTCTCACACTGCAAAGGAGGTCAAATGGGGTGGTGCGAAGCATCACCCAGAGGACAAGGATGATGGGCAGAGGATGCATCCGCGTTCATCATTCAAGGCATTCTTAGAGGTGGTGAAGAGCCGGAGTTTACCGTGGGAGAATGCAGAAATGGATGCCATTCATTCTTTGCAGCTTATTTTGCGAGACTCATTTAGGGATGCTGAAGCAACCAATTCTAAGGCTGTTGTACATACCCAGCTCAAGGATATGGAATTGCAAGGTATGGATGAGCTCAGTTCGGTTGCAAGAGAAATGGTTAGACTAATAGAGACTGCAACTGCTCCGATATTTGCTGTAGACGTTGATGGCCGCATAAACGGGTGGAATGCAAAGGTTGCTGAGTTGACTGGACTCTCAGTTGAGGAAGCCATGGGGAAGTCTTTGGTTCACGATCTTGTTTATAAGGAATATGAAGAAATTGTTGACAAGCTTATTCATCGTGCAGTAAAAGGTACCCACTTTATATCTCACATATCTCAATGAATCTTTTTAAGTTGCATCCGAGCTTACAGGTTTGCTCCTTTACTAGAAATAAACCTTGGAAAACATACATGGTTTTGCAAAAAGCTGGAATTATAAAAGCCATGAATTGAAATGTAAAAGAATTTCAAACTTTCAAATCCTGGAATTAATTCTATGCAATAAAAGGTTTcatcaaattaagaaaacagCTGGCTCACTCAGAAGTGTCGCGTACAGAACCTTGTAATAGTTTCATTTGCACAGCATGCCTGAATAGTCTCCTGATTAAATGATTTCAATGAAGTGATGTGTATAATTACTTCTTCTTGAATGCACTCCATTGATAAGGCAAGATGAAACGTTGATGCAAAAGCACTGTGGTAACGCacaatttcttcaaaatcagagataaataaacaaggaaattaAGGGTCGTGGGCTTTTCTTAAGGAACCAGCTAGTTGGGAATTGCAATACTACAAATGGAGAACATTTTTCGTAGATATCATTCACTAGGATCTTGGGCACCACATCTAGGTCAAAATGGCTCAGGCATTCACCACTCAATAGCCTTGCGGCTGAAGTATTCTTTGTCAAACTATCTCTTAAAGTGGATAACTGGATAGCTGCAGTCTTGTATTAAGTTATCCAGTGAGCTTAGTTCATTGTATAGCTAGCAGCTTGGGAGCAAATACCTAGCTTCCTTATTACTGTAGAATTCATAAGGACTGAGATGCATTGCTTTGCGTTCATGAGATCTAGCTTTCAAGTAAATCCCTAGGGTCCTGAATGTTGAGGCACTCCCAAGAACTGAGTTTCCATGTCTAAAGAAGCTGCTGGTTGAATTACTCTAATTTCCAGGGAACTTGCACATTACATCTCATCTGTATGAAAATAGTGGTTCATGcatttttctaaatctaaaaagTTAGTGAAGAGATCACTTCAAAATGGCTCCTTCAATTATGCTTCGAGTGTATGCTCTCCGTAAAAGAATGTGTTTGTTGCTTATATTACCTTTATCTATGCACATTTTTAGGTGTAACAGAGAGTATAACCGACGCAGGACAATGGTAGGAATTGAAGAAAGAGATAGGAAAAGGGGTAGAAATCCTAGAAATAGGGTTCTTAAGATCCACAACAACAAGCAATTATGTCAAATAGCAATTCTCAAATTCATTCCACGTTCTCCCAAACACCCTAAAGGCTCTAATTAAAATAGGAAAGGCCTAAAACTCCTAATAGTACTAATTATATCTAATGTTACTTTACCATTAACTTCCAAGATAATAATAAAGTctgaactaataaaaaaatttaaaaaagaaagatagtaGCACCAAAATGCTTGTTCCTTTGGCTGCATCAATAACCTAGAATATTATGTGTTATTACTACAATAACTCAGttgtgattaaaatttaaacaatgaaAATGCACATGCTATGGttttaaatagaaatttgaTAGATGCCTCACCACACGGTGCTAATTTGGACAGTGCCTTGATCATTCTAATCAGCAGTTTAACCATAACAGTAGGACTAGCTTTAATATAGGTTTGAGGAACtgaaaacacataaaacatgaaaatttagtttgttttcgaaggttttttggatttttgataTCCTATTATACCACTTATGTTTAACTAATGCAGGCGAAGAAGATAAGAACGTGGAGATAAAATTGAGGACCTTTTGCTCTGAACACCAAAAGAAGGCTGTTTTTGTGGTGGTAAATGCTTGTTCGAGCAAGGATTACATGGATAATATAGTTGGGGTTTGCTTTGTTGGTCAGGATATTACAGGTCAAAAAGTGGTAATGGACAAATACGTCCTTATACAAGGTGATTATAAGGCTATTGTACACAGTCCCAATCCTTCGATCCCTCCGATTTTTGCTTCAGATGAGAACACATGTTGCTTGGAGTGGAACACTGCCATGGAAAAACTCACAGGATGGTCCAGGGGCGAAGTTGTTGGGAAGATGTTGGTTGGGGAGGTTTTTGGCAGTTGCTGTAGGCTCAAGGGTCCAGATGCACTGACAAAATTCATGATTGCCCTGCACAATGCAATTGGAGGGATAGATACAGACAAGTTACCCTTTTCATTCTTTGACCGGAATGAAAAAAATGTGCAAACTCTCTTGACAGCTAACAAGAGGGTTAATATGGAGGGAGATATTATTGGAGCCTTCTGCTTCTTGCAGATTGCAAGTCCTGAGTTGCAGCAAACTTTGAAAGTTCAGAAacagcaggaaaaaaaaagctttgcaAGGATGAAAGAGTTGGCTTACATTTGCcaggaaataaaaaatcctttaaGTGGTATACACTTTACCAACTCGCTTTTGGAGAACACAGACTTGACTGAAGATCAACAGCAGTTTCTCGAGACTAGTGCTGCATGTGAAAAACAGATATTGAAGATCATACGAGACATTGATCTTGAGAGCATTGAAAATGGGTGAGCTTTCTTAAAGAAATTATCATAACTTAATATTGACAGTGAGGTGAGTATTTCTGCTTTGGTACCATTCttttggaaatatatatatgacatgAAATCCAATAGATGATGATTATCCTTGAATGTTCAAACACTATACTAAAGTTATCGACATATTTGTTTTGGCACTAGGTGATGTCAGTTTGATGCAGGTTCCATTCCCTTGAGTCCATTCCCTTAACAAAATAGCCT includes:
- the LOC7485825 gene encoding phytochrome B isoform X2, with product MASQSQRQSNQPVHNQAQSSGTSNMRQHHHATESVSKAIAQYTVDAQLHAVFEQSGGTGRSFDYSKSVRTTNQSVPEQQITAYLSKIQRGGHIQPFGCMIAADEQSFRVIAYSENAKDMLGLTPQSVPSLEKQEILFVGADVRILFRPSSAVLLEKAFGAREITLLNPIWIHSKNSGKPFYAILHRIDVGIVIDLEPARTEDPALSIAGAVQSQKLAVRAISQLQSLPGGDIKLLCDTVVDSVRELTGYDRVMVYKFHEDEHGEVVAENKRVDLEPYIGLHYPSTDIPQASRFLFKQNRVRMIVDCHAIPVRVIQDEALMQPLCLVGSTLRAPHGCHAQYMENMGSIASLAMAVIIYGNDEEAIGGRNSMRLWGLVVCHHTSARCIPFPLRYACEFLMQAFGLQLNMELQLASQLLEKHVLRTQTLLCDMLLRDSPTGIVTQSPSIMDLVKCDGAALYYQGQYYPLGVTPTETQIKDIVEWLLTLHGDPTGLSTDSLADAGYPGAAFLGDAVCGMAVAYIAERDFLFWFRSHTAKEVKWGGAKHHPEDKDDGQRMHPRSSFKAFLEVVKSRSLPWENAEMDAIHSLQLILRDSFRDAEATNSKAVVHTQLKDMELQGMDELSSVAREMVRLIETATAPIFAVDVDGRINGWNAKVAELTGLSVEEAMGKSLVHDLVYKEYEEIVDKLIHRAVKGEEDKNVEIKLRTFCSEHQKKAVFVVVNACSSKDYMDNIVGVCFVGQDITGQKVVMDKYVLIQGDYKAIVHSPNPSIPPIFASDENTCCLEWNTAMEKLTGWSRGEVVGKMLVGEVFGSCCRLKGPDALTKFMIALHNAIGGIDTDKLPFSFFDRNEKNVQTLLTANKRVNMEGDIIGAFCFLQIASPELQQTLKVQKQQEKKSFARMKELAYICQEIKNPLSGIHFTNSLLENTDLTEDQQQFLETSAACEKQILKIIRDIDLESIENG
- the LOC7485825 gene encoding phytochrome B isoform X3, which gives rise to MASQSQRQSNQPVHNQAQSSGTSNMRQHHHATESVSKAIAQYTVDAQLHAVFEQSGGTGRSFDYSKSVRTTNQSVPEQQITAYLSKIQRGGHIQPFGCMIAADEQSFRVIAYSENAKDMLGLTPQSVPSLEKQEILFVGADVRILFRPSSAVLLEKAFGAREITLLNPIWIHSKNSGKPFYAILHRIDVGIVIDLEPARTEDPALSIAGAVQSQKLAVRAISQLQSLPGGDIKLLCDTVVDSVRELTGYDRVMVYKFHEDEHGEVVAENKRVDLEPYIGLHYPSTDIPQASRFLFKQNRVRMIVDCHAIPVRVIQDEALMQPLCLVGSTLRAPHGCHAQYMENMGSIASLAMAVIIYGNDEEAIGGRNSMRLWGLVVCHHTSARCIPFPLRYACEFLMQAFGLQLNMELQLASQLLEKHVLRTQTLLCDMLLRDSPTGIVTQSPSIMDLVKCDGAALYYQGQYYPLGVTPTETQIKDIVEWLLTLHGDPTGLSTDSLADAGYPGAAFLGDAVCGMAVAYIAERDFLFWFRSHTAKEVKWGGAKHHPEDKDDGQRMHPRSSFKAFLEVVKSRSLPWENAEMDAIHSLQLILRDSFRDAEATNSKAVVHTQLKDMELQGMDELSSVAREMVRLIETATAPIFAVDVDGRINGWNAKVAELTGLSVEEAMGKSLVHDLVYKEYEEIVDKLIHRAVKGEEDKNVEIKLRTFCSEHQKKAVFVVVNACSSKDYMDNIVGVCFVGQDITGQKVVMDKYVLIQGDYKAIVHSPNPSIPPIFASDENTCCLEWNTAMEKLTGWSRGEVVGKMLVGEVFGSCCRLKGPDALTKFMIALHNAIGGIDTDKLPFSFFDRNEKNVQTLLTANKRVNMEGDIIGAFCFLQIASPELQQTLKVQKQQEKKSFARMKELAYICQEIKNPLSGIHFTNSLLENTDLTEDQQQFLETSAACEKQILKIIRDIDLESIENGSLELEKAEFLLGSVINAVVSQAMLLLRERNLQLLRDIPEEIKTLAVYGDQARIQQVLADFLLNMVRYAPSSAGWVEIHVCPTLKQISDGHTLVHTEFKYLERVLQTRMLGLQHPLRSFLNFKLTLVMLHREGMVPKIQFQGLSVCQGRLIWLSYPENTTVALYPLTIWFLLLYRRQSRSITHT
- the LOC7485825 gene encoding phytochrome B isoform X1; translated protein: MASQSQRQSNQPVHNQAQSSGTSNMRQHHHATESVSKAIAQYTVDAQLHAVFEQSGGTGRSFDYSKSVRTTNQSVPEQQITAYLSKIQRGGHIQPFGCMIAADEQSFRVIAYSENAKDMLGLTPQSVPSLEKQEILFVGADVRILFRPSSAVLLEKAFGAREITLLNPIWIHSKNSGKPFYAILHRIDVGIVIDLEPARTEDPALSIAGAVQSQKLAVRAISQLQSLPGGDIKLLCDTVVDSVRELTGYDRVMVYKFHEDEHGEVVAENKRVDLEPYIGLHYPSTDIPQASRFLFKQNRVRMIVDCHAIPVRVIQDEALMQPLCLVGSTLRAPHGCHAQYMENMGSIASLAMAVIIYGNDEEAIGGRNSMRLWGLVVCHHTSARCIPFPLRYACEFLMQAFGLQLNMELQLASQLLEKHVLRTQTLLCDMLLRDSPTGIVTQSPSIMDLVKCDGAALYYQGQYYPLGVTPTETQIKDIVEWLLTLHGDPTGLSTDSLADAGYPGAAFLGDAVCGMAVAYIAERDFLFWFRSHTAKEVKWGGAKHHPEDKDDGQRMHPRSSFKAFLEVVKSRSLPWENAEMDAIHSLQLILRDSFRDAEATNSKAVVHTQLKDMELQGMDELSSVAREMVRLIETATAPIFAVDVDGRINGWNAKVAELTGLSVEEAMGKSLVHDLVYKEYEEIVDKLIHRAVKGEEDKNVEIKLRTFCSEHQKKAVFVVVNACSSKDYMDNIVGVCFVGQDITGQKVVMDKYVLIQGDYKAIVHSPNPSIPPIFASDENTCCLEWNTAMEKLTGWSRGEVVGKMLVGEVFGSCCRLKGPDALTKFMIALHNAIGGIDTDKLPFSFFDRNEKNVQTLLTANKRVNMEGDIIGAFCFLQIASPELQQTLKVQKQQEKKSFARMKELAYICQEIKNPLSGIHFTNSLLENTDLTEDQQQFLETSAACEKQILKIIRDIDLESIENGSLELEKAEFLLGSVINAVVSQAMLLLRERNLQLLRDIPEEIKTLAVYGDQARIQQVLADFLLNMVRYAPSSAGWVEIHVCPTLKQISDGHTLVHTEFKIVCPGEGLPPELVQDMFHSSRWVTQEGLGLSMCRKILKLMNGEVQYIRESERCYFLVVLEVPMPQKVGKGAAD